Proteins encoded by one window of Geobacter sp. DSM 9736:
- a CDS encoding ABC transporter permease, translating into MHDRLKAMLIKEFIQMFRDPRMRFVLIVLPVMQTIIFGYAVNTDVKQVATAVYDQDNSPESRELVAGFTSSGYFSIAAYVESDAHMRDLLDRGKVKAVIHCGAGFGETLRSGRSTPLQLILDGSDSNTAGIVLSYAGRIASLYSERLAAKSPVPGSSPPGRVVLQSRAWFNENLESRNFYVPAVIANIVLIITMLLSSMAIVREKEIGTIEQMIVTPIRKGEFIFGKTVPFVLIGFTNVALISLVAVFWFEVPLRGSLLLLFAGTALFLLSSLGFGLLISTVSRTQQQAMMSAFFFVFPAMLLSGFAFPIANMPEPVQWITYLNPLRYYLIIIREIFLKGVGIGTLWPQMAGLGALGSVIFTFAVARFQKTLS; encoded by the coding sequence ATGCACGACCGCCTGAAGGCAATGCTCATCAAGGAATTCATCCAGATGTTCCGCGACCCGCGGATGCGGTTCGTCCTCATCGTTCTTCCGGTTATGCAGACCATCATCTTCGGATACGCCGTCAACACCGACGTGAAGCAGGTGGCGACGGCGGTCTACGATCAGGACAACAGCCCGGAGAGCAGGGAGCTTGTGGCCGGTTTCACCAGCTCGGGCTATTTCAGCATAGCAGCTTACGTGGAAAGCGATGCTCACATGCGGGACCTCCTCGACCGGGGAAAGGTAAAGGCGGTAATCCACTGCGGGGCGGGGTTCGGCGAGACTCTCAGGAGCGGACGAAGCACCCCCCTCCAGCTGATCCTCGACGGGAGCGACTCCAATACCGCCGGCATTGTCCTCTCTTATGCAGGGAGGATTGCTTCCCTATACAGCGAGCGTCTGGCCGCGAAGAGCCCGGTTCCCGGTTCCTCTCCGCCCGGGCGTGTCGTGCTGCAAAGCCGTGCATGGTTCAACGAAAACCTGGAAAGCCGCAACTTCTACGTCCCCGCTGTCATAGCGAACATCGTGCTTATAATCACCATGCTCCTTTCCAGCATGGCCATCGTGCGCGAAAAGGAGATCGGCACGATTGAACAGATGATCGTTACGCCGATCCGCAAGGGTGAGTTCATCTTCGGCAAGACTGTCCCTTTCGTGCTGATAGGTTTCACCAACGTCGCCCTCATTTCGCTTGTCGCAGTCTTCTGGTTCGAAGTACCGCTTCGGGGGAGCCTCCTTCTTCTCTTCGCCGGAACCGCACTTTTTCTCCTGAGCAGCCTCGGGTTCGGGCTACTCATATCCACGGTCAGCCGGACCCAGCAGCAGGCGATGATGAGTGCCTTCTTCTTCGTCTTCCCCGCCATGCTCCTCTCCGGCTTCGCATTCCCCATCGCCAACATGCCGGAACCGGTGCAGTGGATAACTTACCTGAACCCGCTGCGTTACTACCTCATCATCATTCGAGAAATATTCCTGAAAGGTGTGGGAATAGGCACGCTGTGGCCGCAAATGGCGGGACTTGGCGCTCTCGGCTCCGTCATCTTCACCTTCGCGGTGGCCAGGTTCCAGAAGACCCTGTCATGA
- a CDS encoding isoprenylcysteine carboxylmethyltransferase family protein, whose protein sequence is MQVGWLFLLLIAQRLLELAVTRRNLRVMLARGGRELYPETFLPIAALHIMFLVSLVIESVPWRIPLDTVTWGCLAGYLLLQVLRYWSMVSLGEWWSARIVLIPGGKVKRDGPYRFFRHPHYLVVTLEFILLPLLLRSPLCFAAYFPVNILILRHRIVLEEKALREMTDYAERFGIPS, encoded by the coding sequence ATGCAGGTGGGGTGGCTATTTCTCCTGCTGATAGCGCAAAGGCTGCTGGAGCTGGCCGTAACCCGGCGTAACCTGCGGGTTATGCTGGCGCGGGGAGGGAGGGAGTTATATCCGGAGACTTTCCTGCCGATCGCCGCGCTCCACATAATGTTCCTCGTATCCCTCGTCATCGAGTCGGTGCCCTGGCGTATTCCGCTCGATACAGTGACGTGGGGATGTCTTGCCGGGTACCTTCTACTCCAGGTGCTCCGTTACTGGAGCATGGTTTCGCTGGGTGAATGGTGGAGTGCCAGGATCGTGCTCATTCCCGGCGGAAAGGTGAAGCGGGATGGTCCGTATCGCTTTTTCCGCCATCCCCACTACCTCGTCGTGACGCTGGAATTCATTCTGCTGCCGCTTCTGCTCCGATCGCCCCTCTGTTTCGCTGCATATTTCCCAGTTAATATCCTGATTCTGCGCCACCGCATCGTTCTGGAAGAAAAGGCGCTGCGGGAGATGACCGACTACGCTGAGCGATTCGGCATACCTTCATGA
- a CDS encoding YggT family protein: MFVVANFLNAVAYVLDFVLTVYMYILIARAILSWVNPDPYNPIVNFLYRATEPVLHRVRRVLPDMGGLDLSPLVVLLAIFFLQKFVINSMFELVNRLKFGLGA, translated from the coding sequence ATGTTCGTTGTCGCCAATTTTCTAAACGCCGTAGCCTATGTCCTCGATTTCGTCCTCACGGTCTACATGTACATCCTCATCGCCCGGGCCATCCTCTCCTGGGTGAATCCCGACCCCTACAACCCAATCGTGAACTTCCTCTACCGCGCGACCGAGCCGGTCCTCCATCGCGTACGCCGGGTTCTCCCCGACATGGGAGGTCTCGACCTGTCTCCCCTCGTGGTTCTGCTCGCAATATTCTTTCTGCAGAAGTTCGTCATCAACTCGATGTTCGAGCTCGTCAACCGCCTGAAGTTCGGCTTAGGGGCCTGA
- a CDS encoding DivIVA domain-containing protein: MKISPLDIQQQQFKGKMLGGIDPEDVDVFLQQVAQEMEELIRENTELKEQVRRTATEAEEMRQREVNLRETMLAAQKVIEEMKGNAEREARLIVSEAELKAERVVADAEASLVQLNNQIQEMRRDKVKFESALKSLLDSHYRMLTLTEEQ; this comes from the coding sequence ATGAAAATTTCCCCCCTGGACATCCAGCAGCAGCAGTTCAAAGGAAAGATGCTCGGCGGCATCGACCCTGAAGACGTCGACGTATTCCTTCAGCAGGTGGCGCAGGAGATGGAAGAGCTGATCCGGGAAAATACGGAGCTGAAGGAGCAGGTGCGGCGGACGGCGACCGAAGCCGAGGAGATGAGGCAGCGTGAGGTGAACCTGAGGGAAACGATGCTGGCAGCCCAGAAGGTCATCGAAGAGATGAAGGGTAACGCTGAGCGGGAAGCGCGGCTGATCGTATCGGAGGCGGAGCTCAAGGCGGAGCGCGTGGTAGCGGACGCCGAAGCGAGCCTCGTGCAGCTCAACAACCAGATACAGGAAATGCGCCGTGACAAGGTCAAGTTCGAATCAGCGCTGAAATCGCTCCTCGACTCCCACTACCGAATGCTGACCCTGACCGAAGAGCAGTGA
- a CDS encoding DUF167 domain-containing protein, whose product MTEDSLKISEDAEGVTFSVHVQPRASRTGICGVHDGELKIRLTSPPVDDAANRLCVEYLAKSLGIAKSSVRITAGAKSRHKTIRAEGVDSAAISALVPPIS is encoded by the coding sequence GTGACTGAAGACAGCCTTAAAATCAGCGAAGATGCCGAAGGAGTCACATTCTCCGTCCATGTACAGCCAAGGGCGTCACGTACCGGCATATGTGGTGTGCATGACGGAGAACTGAAGATCCGCCTGACATCCCCTCCCGTGGATGACGCCGCCAACCGGCTCTGCGTAGAGTACCTCGCCAAATCTCTCGGCATCGCCAAATCAAGCGTACGGATAACCGCAGGGGCAAAATCCCGGCACAAGACGATCCGAGCAGAAGGGGTGGATTCCGCGGCCATCTCCGCCCTCGTCCCACCAATTTCCTGA
- a CDS encoding FmdB family zinc ribbon protein translates to MPVYEYECQSCSNRFELRQKFSDAPANECPTCGGEVKKMISSTAFTLKGGGWYAEGYGAKKSADSAPACASGGSCAGCPSAAA, encoded by the coding sequence ATGCCCGTTTACGAATATGAATGCCAATCATGCAGCAACAGGTTCGAGCTTCGCCAGAAGTTCTCCGACGCCCCCGCCAACGAGTGCCCGACCTGCGGCGGCGAGGTGAAAAAAATGATATCCAGCACGGCCTTCACCCTCAAAGGGGGTGGTTGGTATGCAGAGGGATATGGCGCCAAGAAGTCCGCAGACTCGGCACCCGCCTGCGCCTCGGGAGGAAGCTGCGCCGGATGCCCTTCGGCCGCCGCCTGA
- the folD gene encoding bifunctional methylenetetrahydrofolate dehydrogenase/methenyltetrahydrofolate cyclohydrolase FolD: MANIIDGKAIAAKIRGEIAVEVNRLEAKGIKPGLAVVLVGEDPASKVYVSMKEKACQDVGIFSDEHKLPATTSEKELLDLIDRLNKDERIHGILVQLPLPKHIDTEKVLDAISPFKDVDGFHPYNVGRLVVGKPVFQPCTPYGVMVMLKEAGVELAGKEVVVVGRSNIVGKPVAFMCLQQNATVTLCHSRTKNLAEKVGMADVVIAAVGQPEMIKGAWIKPGAVVIDVGVNRVGEKKLVGDVEYAAASERASAITPVPGGVGPMTITMLLYNTVESAKRGA; encoded by the coding sequence ATGGCTAACATCATCGACGGCAAGGCAATTGCGGCCAAGATTCGTGGAGAGATAGCAGTTGAGGTGAACCGGCTGGAAGCCAAGGGGATCAAACCGGGGCTCGCGGTTGTCCTGGTCGGAGAAGACCCCGCCAGCAAGGTCTATGTGAGCATGAAGGAGAAGGCATGCCAGGACGTGGGGATATTTTCCGACGAGCATAAACTTCCTGCGACGACCAGCGAGAAGGAGCTCCTCGACCTGATCGACCGGCTCAACAAGGACGAGCGGATTCACGGAATCCTCGTTCAGCTCCCCCTGCCGAAACACATCGATACGGAAAAGGTCCTTGACGCCATTTCCCCTTTCAAGGACGTGGACGGTTTCCACCCCTACAACGTCGGGCGGCTCGTGGTGGGGAAGCCTGTCTTCCAGCCCTGCACCCCTTACGGCGTCATGGTGATGCTGAAGGAAGCGGGCGTGGAATTGGCGGGCAAAGAAGTGGTCGTGGTGGGCCGCTCAAACATCGTGGGGAAGCCGGTAGCATTCATGTGCCTTCAGCAGAACGCCACCGTTACCCTCTGCCACTCCCGTACGAAGAACCTCGCCGAGAAGGTTGGGATGGCGGACGTCGTCATTGCAGCAGTGGGGCAGCCGGAAATGATAAAGGGGGCCTGGATCAAGCCGGGAGCCGTGGTGATCGATGTCGGTGTGAACCGGGTAGGTGAGAAGAAGCTCGTTGGGGATGTTGAATACGCCGCAGCCAGTGAGCGCGCTTCGGCCATCACCCCCGTTCCCGGCGGGGTCGGCCCGATGACGATCACGATGCTCCTCTACAATACGGTGGAGTCTGCAAAGAGGGGTGCATAA
- a CDS encoding methylenetetrahydrofolate reductase C-terminal domain-containing protein — translation MIVSRQKPFTEILTAIGDSRTVFLVGCAKCATVCKAGGEEEVWQMQEALTAEGKEVTGSLVIDEACHMLRASRDLRGRKEMVEEAEAVLVLACGAGVQSISSALPQKVIAGLDTLFLGNIRRFGQFEQKCSLCGECILTGTGGICPVTVCAKGLLNGPCGGMDNGRCETDAELECAWYQIYTRLQNRGEEDSLRRIILRKDFSKMLKPGKLKNER, via the coding sequence ATGATAGTCAGCAGACAGAAACCATTTACCGAAATACTTACCGCTATCGGCGATAGCCGCACTGTCTTCCTCGTCGGCTGCGCCAAGTGCGCCACCGTCTGCAAGGCCGGAGGCGAAGAGGAAGTCTGGCAGATGCAGGAAGCGCTAACTGCAGAGGGGAAGGAAGTGACCGGCTCCCTAGTCATCGACGAGGCTTGCCACATGCTGCGGGCCTCCCGCGACCTACGCGGCAGGAAAGAGATGGTTGAGGAAGCGGAAGCGGTGCTGGTTCTTGCCTGCGGCGCCGGCGTGCAGTCGATCTCCTCGGCACTTCCCCAGAAAGTCATAGCAGGGCTCGACACCCTCTTCCTCGGCAACATCCGCCGCTTCGGCCAATTCGAGCAGAAATGCTCCCTGTGCGGCGAATGCATCCTCACCGGCACCGGCGGGATTTGCCCGGTCACGGTCTGCGCGAAAGGCCTGCTCAACGGCCCCTGCGGCGGGATGGACAACGGGCGCTGCGAGACCGACGCCGAACTCGAATGCGCCTGGTACCAGATCTACACCCGCCTCCAGAACCGTGGCGAAGAGGATAGCCTGCGGCGCATTATCCTCCGGAAAGACTTCTCGAAGATGCTTAAACCCGGTAAGCTGAAGAACGAGAGATGA
- a CDS encoding methylenetetrahydrofolate reductase, which yields MTSRLQQQLDAGRFVITAEVCPPKGCDCTDFLAHARALQQHVDAFNVTDNQGANMRISPVAAAALLVGEGIEPIFQITCRDRNRMALQSELLGAAALGVTNVLALTGDHISFGDHRDARPVFDLDSVQLLQTIAELNAGRDIAGNKLQGAPSFFAGAAAAPEAEPFPLTLMKIRKKVETGARFFQTQAVFEPEKLRLFHEAVAPLQVKVIAGILLLKSAGMARYVTRNIPGLKVPDHIVDELEKAADPLEAGVEIARRTAAAARPWCDGLHIMAMGREDLIPRIIEAVR from the coding sequence ATGACTTCAAGATTACAGCAGCAACTGGATGCAGGCCGGTTCGTCATCACAGCGGAGGTCTGCCCCCCCAAGGGGTGCGACTGCACCGACTTTCTCGCCCACGCACGCGCGCTGCAGCAGCATGTCGATGCCTTCAACGTCACCGACAACCAGGGGGCGAACATGAGGATCTCTCCGGTGGCTGCGGCTGCGCTCCTCGTGGGTGAGGGGATCGAGCCGATCTTCCAGATAACGTGCCGCGACCGCAACCGCATGGCGCTCCAGAGCGAACTTCTCGGCGCAGCTGCCCTCGGCGTCACAAACGTTCTCGCCCTTACGGGCGACCATATCTCCTTCGGAGATCACCGTGACGCACGCCCCGTCTTCGACCTCGACTCGGTCCAGCTGCTGCAGACAATCGCCGAACTCAATGCGGGCCGAGACATCGCAGGGAACAAGCTGCAAGGGGCTCCTTCCTTCTTTGCCGGCGCAGCAGCGGCGCCGGAAGCCGAGCCGTTCCCCCTTACCCTCATGAAAATTCGAAAGAAAGTAGAGACAGGGGCACGGTTTTTCCAGACCCAGGCCGTTTTCGAGCCGGAAAAACTCCGTCTGTTCCATGAAGCGGTGGCTCCCTTGCAGGTAAAGGTAATCGCCGGTATACTTCTGCTGAAATCTGCGGGCATGGCCCGCTACGTCACCAGAAACATCCCTGGGTTGAAGGTTCCCGATCACATTGTAGATGAACTCGAAAAAGCAGCCGACCCGCTGGAAGCAGGCGTGGAAATCGCACGAAGAACGGCAGCAGCGGCCAGGCCCTGGTGCGATGGTCTCCATATCATGGCAATGGGAAGGGAAGACCTCATCCCGCGTATCATCGAAGCCGTGCGCTGA
- the galU gene encoding UTP--glucose-1-phosphate uridylyltransferase GalU, which translates to MQVKKAVFPVAGLGTRFLPATKSSPKEMLPLIDKPLVQYVVEEAVASGIEQILFVTGRNKRAIEDHFDIAFELEALLYEKGKDAELSQIRDIAEMVNIFYVRQKQAMGLGHAILCARDFVGDEPFAVLLGDDIIDAPRPCLAQLLDVYKKYRGPVLALERVPMENISSYGCVKATTISERVYEVTDLVEKPKKEDAPSDLAIIGRYVLTPDIFPILEKQEPGKGGEIQLTDAILKLSQDEAIYGCCFEGVRHDCGDKLGFLKATVDLALKREEFNGEFREFLKQKLG; encoded by the coding sequence ATGCAGGTAAAAAAGGCGGTATTTCCCGTAGCCGGCCTCGGCACCAGGTTCCTTCCCGCAACCAAATCATCTCCGAAAGAAATGCTTCCCCTTATCGACAAGCCTCTCGTGCAGTATGTGGTGGAGGAAGCCGTCGCCTCGGGAATTGAACAGATACTCTTCGTGACCGGCCGCAACAAGCGGGCCATCGAGGATCATTTCGACATCGCCTTCGAGCTGGAGGCGCTCCTCTACGAAAAGGGGAAGGACGCGGAACTCTCCCAGATACGGGACATCGCCGAAATGGTCAACATCTTCTACGTCCGCCAGAAGCAGGCGATGGGACTCGGGCACGCAATTCTCTGCGCCCGCGATTTTGTTGGTGACGAACCTTTCGCGGTTCTTCTGGGCGACGATATCATCGACGCCCCCCGCCCCTGCCTCGCCCAGCTCCTGGACGTCTACAAAAAGTACCGGGGTCCGGTGCTTGCCCTGGAGCGGGTCCCGATGGAGAACATCTCCTCCTACGGCTGCGTCAAGGCAACGACAATTTCCGAGCGGGTCTACGAGGTGACCGATCTCGTTGAAAAGCCCAAGAAGGAAGACGCCCCTTCCGATCTTGCCATTATCGGCCGTTACGTCCTTACTCCCGACATATTCCCCATACTCGAAAAGCAGGAGCCGGGGAAAGGTGGGGAGATCCAGCTTACCGATGCGATCCTGAAGCTCTCCCAGGACGAGGCTATCTACGGGTGCTGCTTCGAGGGAGTCAGGCACGATTGCGGCGACAAGCTCGGGTTTCTCAAGGCAACGGTGGACCTTGCGCTCAAGCGGGAGGAATTCAACGGTGAGTTCAGGGAATTTCTGAAGCAGAAGCTTGGGTGA
- a CDS encoding energy transducer TonB: MSDRYIEKVFLYLLAVSAILHAAVFALFLVIPAEKRETKQEPYMVELRDLPVPKELPGKPREEVKRLDEQRRRVEKETAPRGERERERLASIPRQVPSPVPVRPQPPQPQQLPAPSRVPQQAPSPRDSRKMAPQQAERGGYPAKREPPRGEEGIEAPRPRREQVPDLAKLLPGAGKMAKLEESYRKKYGEEVEEGETKFLNTDDIQFGSFLRRFENAVYGVWRYPPDAVRMGIEGTTPVRITFNRNGEVVKAEILESSGSRILDEEVTRTLKAIGPVGSFPKGYQRETFKLIAFFQYGIISGGSRSLH; the protein is encoded by the coding sequence ATGTCAGACCGGTATATCGAAAAGGTTTTTCTCTATCTTCTGGCGGTTTCCGCCATTCTTCACGCTGCAGTTTTCGCGCTGTTCCTGGTTATACCCGCTGAAAAAAGGGAGACGAAGCAGGAGCCGTACATGGTGGAGCTTCGCGATCTCCCGGTGCCGAAGGAGCTTCCTGGGAAGCCGCGCGAGGAGGTTAAGCGGCTGGATGAGCAGCGCAGGCGGGTGGAGAAGGAGACGGCCCCCAGGGGAGAGCGGGAGCGTGAACGGTTAGCTTCGATACCTCGGCAGGTTCCATCGCCCGTGCCGGTCCGTCCGCAGCCACCCCAACCACAGCAGCTTCCGGCTCCCTCCCGGGTGCCACAGCAGGCACCATCTCCGAGAGATTCCCGGAAGATGGCACCGCAGCAGGCAGAGCGGGGAGGATATCCGGCGAAGCGAGAGCCCCCACGGGGGGAGGAGGGGATAGAGGCGCCGAGGCCCAGGCGGGAGCAGGTGCCGGATCTGGCGAAGCTTCTCCCCGGTGCAGGGAAGATGGCGAAGCTCGAAGAGTCCTATCGGAAGAAGTATGGGGAGGAGGTTGAAGAAGGAGAAACCAAATTCCTCAACACCGACGATATTCAGTTCGGATCATTCCTGCGTAGATTCGAGAATGCCGTTTACGGAGTATGGCGCTATCCTCCGGATGCAGTCCGGATGGGGATTGAAGGTACGACTCCTGTCCGTATTACGTTCAACAGGAACGGCGAAGTGGTCAAGGCCGAGATTCTGGAGAGTTCGGGGAGCCGGATACTGGATGAGGAGGTTACCCGCACACTGAAAGCCATCGGTCCCGTAGGCTCTTTTCCCAAGGGGTACCAGAGGGAGACCTTCAAGCTGATAGCGTTCTTCCAATACGGCATCATCAGCGGCGGAAGCCGCAGTCTCCACTGA
- a CDS encoding TerC family protein codes for MPSSPNMLWLGFAGVILVMFILDLGVFNRKSHEIRLREALAWTIVWVSLALGFNAWIYYTMGPTKALEFLTGYIIEESLSVDNLFVFIMIFSYFRVPKALQPKILKWGILGALVMRGIFIIAGIELIERFHWMIYLFGALLIYTGIKMAFGHDEKIEPEKNPLVRLARRIMPVTRRMQGDRFFIKKCGKRAATPLFLTLLVVESSDLIFAVDSIPAVLAVTRDPFIVYTSNVFAIMGLRSLYYLLAGFMELFVHLKIGVSFILAYVGVKMLLVDIFHIPIYFSLGMILGVLTISIITSVTIGKKHRRHPH; via the coding sequence ATGCCATCCTCCCCAAACATGCTCTGGCTCGGCTTCGCCGGCGTGATCCTCGTCATGTTCATCCTCGACCTTGGGGTCTTCAACCGGAAGAGCCACGAGATCCGGCTGCGCGAGGCGCTGGCATGGACGATCGTGTGGGTCTCCCTGGCCCTCGGCTTCAACGCATGGATCTATTACACCATGGGGCCCACCAAAGCGCTGGAGTTCCTGACCGGCTACATAATCGAAGAATCGCTTTCAGTGGACAACCTCTTCGTCTTCATCATGATCTTCTCCTACTTCCGCGTGCCTAAGGCCCTCCAGCCGAAGATCCTCAAGTGGGGCATTCTCGGAGCCCTGGTTATGCGGGGCATTTTCATAATCGCCGGGATCGAGCTGATCGAACGCTTCCACTGGATGATCTATCTGTTCGGCGCCCTTCTGATATACACAGGGATAAAGATGGCGTTCGGACACGACGAGAAGATCGAGCCGGAAAAGAATCCGCTTGTCAGGCTGGCACGGCGGATCATGCCGGTCACTCGGCGTATGCAGGGGGACCGGTTTTTCATCAAGAAGTGCGGCAAGCGGGCGGCTACCCCACTCTTCCTCACCCTGCTCGTGGTGGAATCGTCGGACCTCATTTTCGCCGTTGATTCGATCCCGGCGGTGCTTGCAGTAACCCGCGACCCCTTCATCGTCTATACGTCAAACGTATTCGCGATCATGGGACTGCGCTCCCTCTATTATCTGCTGGCAGGGTTCATGGAACTGTTCGTTCACCTGAAGATCGGCGTCTCGTTCATCCTGGCCTATGTCGGAGTGAAGATGCTGCTGGTGGACATCTTTCACATACCCATCTACTTCTCGCTGGGGATGATCCTGGGGGTGCTGACGATATCCATCATCACCTCCGTCACCATCGGAAAGAAGCACCGGAGGCATCCCCACTGA